AAAGCCGGCGCGACTCACTCCGGTGATCACGCCGGAAACGTGGAGCCACACTACGAGCGCAGCGACACCCAGGTTGAGTCCCACAACGATCCGCTTCACGCCCCGCGTGTGCAGCACGCTGGCGGCAAGCTCACCCTCTCGCGCCTGCAGGTGTTCACCGAGGATCCAGATGATCGCCCCGAGCAGGATCATGGTGTCGATCCCGATCGTGGCGCCCATCGCGTGCCCAGTCACGACGTAGGTGCCGTGGATGATCGCATTGAGCGGCGGAATCGAGATCAATACCGCCGACAACAGGATGAAGACCGTCCAGTACTTCGATGCGGCGAAGCTGCCTCGCGCGGCGCAGAAAGCCTGCTCGTCAGTCACGTTCACGAGCTTCCACAACTCGTATACGGCGCGGCACAGGATCGTGATCTCCAACATGCTCACCACGAAGGAGATCCACTTGACGATGTGATCCTGCGGCAGATGGTACGAGTGGTGTGCGAAGTTCGTGAACGCATTCAGCAGCCCTACGGCGAAGAGTGCATACGCGAGCCTGGAATGACCGTACCGGGGGTCTCGGCTGATGCGCTCGCCGATGTAGATGACCGCGCCGTAGACGAAGAGGTTGAAGCTCCCGACCAGGGTGCCGGTCGCCTTCCACTGCACCTGGAGATCCTGCACCGGGTTCCTGAAGAAGCTCGGTAGTAGATAGAGGTGCTGCTCCACGAACGTGACGATGAAGAGGAGCATGCCGACGCCCCACATCGTCAGGTAGAGCGGCCTTTCGAAGAAGTCAGGGCCCGCCACCCGGAAGAAGTTCCATACGTAGCAGATCCACCCGAGCAGGATGAACACGCTGAAGACCGGGTGGAAGCCCACGTACTCGCGACCCGACCCGATCCCCATCGCCAG
This is a stretch of genomic DNA from Gemmatimonadota bacterium. It encodes these proteins:
- a CDS encoding cbb3-type cytochrome c oxidase subunit I — its product is MRAAGGFWLPFNEADPVRQFATVMFIRGGLIAMSITLLGGILGALYSVPALAPSFQSIGLDLRQLRPIHTAFASAWIFLGGVAVVHRWLQDHGGVATAGDRWRLRIQVGSWAIAGTGILVTLAMGIGSGREYVGFHPVFSVFILLGWICYVWNFFRVAGPDFFERPLYLTMWGVGMLLFIVTFVEQHLYLLPSFFRNPVQDLQVQWKATGTLVGSFNLFVYGAVIYIGERISRDPRYGHSRLAYALFAVGLLNAFTNFAHHSYHLPQDHIVKWISFVVSMLEITILCRAVYELWKLVNVTDEQAFCAARGSFAASKYWTVFILLSAVLISIPPLNAIIHGTYVVTGHAMGATIGIDTMILLGAIIWILGEHLQAREGELAASVLHTRGVKRIVVGLNLGVAALVVWLHVSGVITGVSRAGFSPGETYVPPTWLAAWNGVLFAATGAVALVFFVLLLARLIPIAFRYWWVAPERV